The stretch of DNA TCAAACGCTAGCCTATAAATTAAGTTAGGCTGCGGCAGCTTGCTTAAGCAGGTAACCGAAGGCACCCATATATAATAAGTGTAGCTTACCATTTCCTTACCTATTTTTTTCAATCATAATTCAACAAAATTGGGAGTACGTAATTCTGAATACTTACACTTTGGTGATTCTTGGACGACTGGAATTGACATAGCTGCATGTGAGCCCATCCCAGACAAAAGTGTTGGGGGCGCACGGGTCACCAATCCAGTTTTTGTGCACCTTGTACATGGCCTTGATCGCCATAATGGCGGACACTGTTTAGTTTACATATCCAAAGTAATTAAATTAATTTGTGTATGAATAATGAACTGATCGAGCAGCTCATGCATGCATCTCTGTCGACGACATGCATATATACATGAATCGAATCATGATGATGTAGCAGGTCTTTTTTGAGGTGCAAATTAAACATATACAGTATACATACCGTCTCGGGAGTCCGTCCCCAACTCAGCTGTGGAGATGACGACGAATGCCTCGAAGGCATTGATGATGGGTGGCAGTGTCGAGTTGGCAGTGGTTTTGAGGGTGAAACTGTATTTTGTTTGGGCATGAAAGGGTTGCATACAGTATATGGGCTCGGTGTAGAGGTATTTCGGCGAGTACGTCTGCgtgtcatcgtcgtcgtcgtcccggTAGTGGTAGAAGAACTGTCGGACGGTTTTGTTGGGAAGGAGCTGTAGCTCGGAGATGAACAGGGTGGACAAGTAACTGGGTGTCGGGTCCTTGGTCATGAGGTCGTACGTATAGGACCAATTCCAGTAAACTGTCATGGTGTTTCCGGTAGGTGGCGTGACCGCTGTCTGCATCACCTTCGACGGCACTTGGAACGGGTCATTGTCTCTGTTACGCACCGCGTCAGCTGTCGATATTGTTGTTGTGTTAAGACCATCTGGGTACCATCGCCTGTCGAGTGGGTCATCCGGGTACCTGATCCATGCATGTGGGTCAAATTAATATTGTTGAACACAATTAACTGGCTGCAGGTTTAACAGTTGGACTCTGATGTATCAATTGATCTATCTAGTATATATGAGTTTTAATAAATCATTCTTTATGGACGGACAGACAATAACTACTATACTATATACACGTCACCCGCACCCAACCAGCGCGTCCACCCACCCGTACGACCGCACTACCGCGCGCctgacctccgccgcccgcaccCCCCAACTGAACCCGACACAAATGGACTCGGCGCACCACGTCCGTGCTCTGTCACGTGCCCGAATCAGTCGTCAGTAATTTTCATGCATGTTCTCAGTAAAACAGTCATGACTTTCTCATACGAGCTTTAATTAAGGCAAATTATATATCGATTTTGGATGAAATTAAATTTTACATCCGAAAGTGAGCGCTTCGTCGCTACCGATCAAATTTTCAAGGCCAAACTCCAATGTTTTGATTTTAAAAATGGCCTACCTTCCAATTTTGTTACTGAATTTCTAGGTCTGATTCACCTCAAATTCTTGCTGAAAATTCTGTAGGCTGCAGCTTACATCGGATCTAGATGAAATTTTATGTCAAGTCTCTGTCACCGATAGGAAGAggaaaaaatatataaaatacaaaaaagagaaaaattCAGTAATAATCACTACAATTGTCAGTAATAATCACTTCAGACAAATTTTTGACAAAATATTACTGTCAACCTTCAGTTTTATTAAGGTATTTGCTCGTGAATTTGTCAGTAATAATCACTTTCAACAAACAACCGACAAATTATTACCATCAAACCGTACAACTCATTCAGTAATAATCAATTACGTCAGTCATTTTGTCAGTGATAATCACTTCCAATAAATTACCGACAAACCATTTTACCTATTCAGTAATAATCAATTACGATAAATTATTACCGACACTCATTGGCCGCGTGTTGGGTCGGCGCGTGTTGGCGTGCGGGTTAGTGCGCGGGAGAAAGACTTTGCAATACGTGTGGAGAGATCCATTTCTAACCTGATGACGAGGCCGCCGAAATTTGTCCTGGCAATCACGGACAGGCTCTGCATGGTGTTGGCGCCTGGGTACAACGAGCTGTTGACTGGTCTCAGTTCAAGAGCCGAGATGTACGGCACCCCGACGCCTGTGTTCACCAGGCAGACCTGCACGAAGTCGTCCGGCACCAGGGTAATGACCTCGAAATAGTTCCTGCTGTTGGTGTTCACGGTAGCCCAGAAGTTGACTCCGAGGTACAGGTCGAAGATGGGCGGCTGGCCTTGGTCGTCGTAGTTGCCGTACATGAACCAGGCGCGGATGAGGTACTTGCGCCCGGCCTCCAGAGACTGGAGCGTGTAGCAGTTGCGCACCCCCTCGGGGAAGCTGCGAAGGTCACGGTACACCCTCTTATTGTCGGTCCTGATGTTTCTGTTAacgccggcgccgtcgtcgACGAAGCCGTCGTCAGAGACGTAACGCAGCCCGCTGGCGTCGTCCACGTAGCTCGACGTAGCCGGAAGCCCGCAGTCTATGCTG from Panicum hallii strain FIL2 chromosome 3, PHallii_v3.1, whole genome shotgun sequence encodes:
- the LOC112886359 gene encoding putative leucine-rich repeat receptor-like protein kinase At2g19210 isoform X3; amino-acid sequence: MAARPWLLLLCVAGVVQARAQPDATGFISIDCGLPATSSYVDDASGLRYVSDDGFVDDGAGVNRNIRTDNKRVYRDLRSFPEGVRNCYTLQSLEAGRKYLIRAWFMYGNYDDQGQPPIFDLYLGVNFWATVNTNSRNYFEVITLVPDDFVQVCLVNTGVGVPYISALELRPVNSSLYPGANTMQSLSVIARTNFGGLVIRYPDDPLDRRWYPDGLNTTTISTADAVRNRDNDPFQVPSKVMQTAVTPPTGNTMTVYWNWSYTYDLMTKDPTPSYLSTLFISELQLLPNKTVRQFFYHYRDDDDDDTQTYSPKYLYTEPIYCMQPFHAQTKYSFTLKTTANSTLPPIINAFEAFVVISTAELGTDSRDVSAIMAIKAMYKVHKNWIGDPCAPNTFVWDGLTCSYVNSSRPRITKVNMSSLGLSGFISSAFANLTAVQYLDLSNNNLSGTVPDSLSQLSSLQFLDLTGNHLSRSIPPGILKRIQDGTLILNYDNNSDSSRMSQGKSKLAMYIAIPVVLVVVIVSLVQLTYHILRRQNRASNVARVQSSLQFENRRFTYSELETITNNFETLLGEGGTASVFRGVLEEGTQVAVKLLSGLPEQVPEEFLTEAQILTRIHHKNLVSMMGYCKDGEHMALVYEYMPEGTLQEHISGNAHNGRLLTWRQRLRIAVESAQGLEYLHNGCSPTFVHRDVKPTNILLNAKLEAKIADFGFSKVFIHENHTHISTDRVVGTFGYIDPEYYTKYAVDGQK